Proteins co-encoded in one Vibrio fortis genomic window:
- the nusG gene encoding transcription termination/antitermination protein NusG, whose protein sequence is MSEAPKKRWYVVQAFSGFEGRVAQSLREHIKMHNMEELFGDVLVPTEEVVEMRAGQRRKSERKFFPGYVLVQMIMNDESWHLVRSIPRVMGFIGGTSDRPAPITDKEADAILNRLEKASEAPRPKTMFEAGEVVRVNDGPFADFNGTVEEVDYEKSRIKVSVSIFGRATPVELEFGQVEKLD, encoded by the coding sequence ATGAGTGAAGCTCCAAAAAAACGTTGGTATGTAGTTCAAGCCTTCTCTGGCTTTGAAGGTCGTGTGGCTCAATCGCTACGCGAACATATTAAAATGCACAACATGGAAGAACTGTTTGGCGATGTGCTAGTACCTACTGAAGAAGTAGTGGAAATGCGCGCGGGTCAACGTCGTAAGAGTGAACGTAAATTCTTCCCTGGCTACGTATTAGTTCAGATGATCATGAATGACGAATCATGGCACTTAGTACGCAGCATTCCGCGTGTTATGGGCTTCATTGGTGGTACCTCTGATCGTCCTGCACCAATCACTGACAAAGAAGCTGATGCGATTCTGAACCGTCTAGAGAAAGCGAGCGAAGCTCCACGTCCTAAGACTATGTTCGAAGCTGGTGAAGTGGTTCGTGTGAACGATGGTCCATTTGCTGACTTCAACGGTACTGTTGAAGAAGTGGATTACGAGAAGAGCCGCATTAAGGTATCTGTATCGATCTTCGGTCGTGCAACACCTGTTGAGCTTGAATTTGGTCAGGTTGAGAAACTGGACTAA
- the rpoB gene encoding DNA-directed RNA polymerase subunit beta, whose amino-acid sequence MVYSYTEKKRIRKDFGTRPQVLDIPYLLSIQLDSFDKFIEQDPEGQYGLEAAFRSVFPIQSYNGNSELQYVSYRLGEPVFDVKECQIRGVTYSKPLRVKLRLVIFDKDAPAGTVKDIKEQEVYMGEIPLMTDNGTFVINGTERVIVSQLHRSPGVFFDSDKGKTHSSGKVLYNARVIPYRGSWLDFEFDPKDNLFVRIDRRRKLPASIILRALGKSTEEILDLFFEKVNFEVKDQTLLMELVPDRLRGETASFDIEADGKVYVETGRRVTARHIRQLEKDGVEHIEVPVEYIVGKVASKDYINEATGEIIVGANQEISLEALANLSQAGHKALEVLFTNDLDHGPFMSDTLRADSTVDRISALVEIYRMMRPGEPPTKEAAEALFESLFFSEERYDLSTVGRMKFNSSIEREEEEERGTLDESDIIEVMKKLIAIRNGKGEVDDIDHLGNRRIRSVGEMAENQFRVGLVRVERAVKERLSLGDLDAIMPQDLINAKPISAAVKEFFGSSQLSQFMDQNNPLSEVTHKRRISALGPGGLTRERAGFEVRDVHVTHYGRLCPIETPEGPNIGLINSLSAFARCNDYGFLETPYRRVVDGVVTDEVDYLSAIQEGQFVIAQANTVLTEEGTFADELITARQKGESGLHPRDHVDYMDVATNQVVSIAASLIPFLEHDDANRALMGANMQRQAVPTLKADKPLVGTGIERNIAVDSGVTAVAKRGGMIQSVDASRIVVKVNEDELVPGEAGIDIYNLTKYTRSNQNTCINQRPTVLPGEPVSRGDVLADGPSTDLGELALGQNMRIAFMPWNGYNFEDSILVSERVVQEDRFTTIHIQELSCVARDTKLGSEEITADIPNVGESALSKLDESGIVYIGAEVKGGDILVGKVTPKGETQLTPEEKLLRAIFGEKASDVKDTSLRVPNSVSGTIIDVQVFTRDGVEKDKRALEIEQMQLKEAKKDLTEEFQILEGGLLNRVKAVLLSGGYSEAKLDAIGRKKWLEQALEDDALQSQLEQLAEQWDELKADFDKKFETKRRKITQGDDLAPGVLKIVKVYLAVKRRIQPGDKMAGRHGNKGVISKINPVEDMPYDEKGQPVDIVLNPLGVPSRMNIGQILEVHLGLAAKGIGDKINQMVKEQQELHKFREFLQKVYDLGDTRQKVDIAELSDDQVRTLIKNLRGGLPIATPVFDGASEALIKELLKLGDLPESGQLTLFDGRTGDAFERPVTVGYMYMLKLNHLVDDKMHARSTGSYSLVTQQPLGGKAQFGGQRFGEMEVWALEAYGAAYTLQEMLTVKSDDVNGRTKMYKNIVDGNHSMEPGMPESFNVLLKEIRSLGINIELEDEE is encoded by the coding sequence ATGGTTTACTCTTATACCGAGAAAAAGCGCATCCGTAAGGACTTTGGTACTCGTCCACAAGTTTTGGACATTCCATACCTGTTATCGATCCAGCTTGATTCTTTCGACAAATTCATCGAACAGGATCCTGAAGGTCAATACGGTCTTGAGGCTGCTTTTCGTTCTGTATTCCCAATTCAGAGCTACAACGGCAATTCTGAGCTGCAATACGTTAGCTACCGTCTTGGTGAGCCAGTTTTTGACGTTAAAGAATGTCAAATCCGCGGTGTAACTTACTCAAAGCCACTACGCGTTAAACTACGTCTAGTTATCTTTGATAAAGATGCGCCAGCAGGTACTGTAAAAGACATTAAAGAACAAGAAGTCTACATGGGCGAAATTCCGCTTATGACAGACAATGGTACTTTCGTAATCAATGGTACCGAGAGGGTTATCGTATCCCAGCTGCACCGAAGCCCAGGCGTGTTCTTCGACAGTGATAAGGGTAAAACCCACTCATCAGGTAAAGTTCTTTATAACGCACGTGTAATTCCTTACCGTGGCTCATGGTTAGACTTTGAGTTCGATCCTAAGGACAACTTATTCGTACGTATCGACCGTCGTCGTAAGCTACCAGCTTCGATCATCCTTCGTGCACTAGGTAAATCGACAGAAGAGATCCTAGATCTATTCTTCGAGAAAGTGAACTTCGAAGTGAAAGACCAAACTCTACTAATGGAGTTGGTTCCAGATCGTCTACGTGGTGAAACTGCGTCATTCGATATCGAAGCAGACGGTAAAGTTTACGTTGAAACTGGTCGTCGTGTTACTGCTCGTCACATCCGTCAACTTGAGAAAGATGGCGTTGAACACATCGAAGTACCAGTAGAGTACATCGTTGGTAAAGTTGCATCGAAAGATTACATCAACGAAGCAACTGGCGAGATCATTGTTGGTGCTAACCAAGAGATCAGCCTAGAGGCACTTGCTAACCTATCTCAAGCAGGTCACAAAGCTCTAGAAGTACTGTTCACGAATGACCTAGACCATGGTCCATTCATGTCAGACACTCTACGTGCAGACAGCACTGTAGATCGCATCTCTGCGCTTGTAGAAATCTACCGCATGATGCGCCCTGGCGAGCCACCAACAAAAGAAGCTGCAGAAGCTCTATTCGAAAGCCTATTCTTCTCTGAAGAACGCTACGACCTATCAACTGTAGGCCGTATGAAGTTCAACAGCTCTATCGAGCGTGAAGAAGAAGAAGAGCGCGGTACGCTAGACGAATCAGACATCATCGAAGTGATGAAGAAACTGATCGCTATCCGTAACGGTAAAGGTGAAGTTGATGATATCGACCACCTAGGTAACCGTCGTATCCGTTCAGTAGGTGAAATGGCAGAGAACCAATTCCGTGTTGGTCTAGTTCGTGTAGAACGTGCTGTTAAAGAGCGCCTAAGCCTTGGTGATCTTGATGCAATCATGCCTCAAGACCTAATCAACGCTAAGCCTATTTCTGCTGCTGTTAAAGAATTCTTTGGCTCTTCACAGCTTTCGCAGTTCATGGACCAAAACAACCCATTGTCAGAAGTAACGCACAAGCGTCGTATTTCTGCTTTAGGTCCAGGTGGTCTAACTCGTGAACGCGCAGGCTTCGAAGTACGTGACGTACACGTAACTCACTACGGTCGTCTATGTCCGATCGAAACGCCTGAAGGTCCAAACATCGGTCTAATTAACTCGCTATCTGCATTCGCGCGTTGTAACGACTACGGTTTCCTAGAGACTCCGTACCGTCGCGTAGTAGATGGTGTTGTAACAGACGAAGTAGATTACCTATCTGCAATCCAGGAAGGTCAATTTGTAATCGCGCAGGCGAACACCGTTCTTACTGAAGAAGGTACGTTCGCTGATGAGCTAATCACTGCTCGTCAAAAAGGTGAATCTGGTCTTCACCCACGCGACCACGTTGACTACATGGACGTTGCGACAAACCAAGTAGTATCTATCGCTGCATCGCTTATCCCGTTCCTAGAACACGATGATGCGAACCGTGCATTGATGGGTGCGAACATGCAACGTCAAGCAGTTCCAACTCTAAAAGCTGATAAGCCTCTAGTTGGTACAGGTATCGAACGTAACATCGCAGTAGACTCTGGTGTAACAGCCGTAGCTAAACGTGGTGGTATGATTCAGTCTGTAGACGCTTCTCGTATCGTAGTTAAGGTTAACGAAGATGAGCTAGTACCTGGCGAAGCTGGTATCGACATCTACAACCTAACTAAGTACACGCGTTCTAACCAAAACACATGTATTAACCAACGTCCTACTGTGCTTCCAGGTGAACCTGTATCACGTGGCGACGTACTAGCTGACGGTCCTTCAACAGACCTTGGTGAGCTAGCTCTTGGTCAAAACATGCGTATCGCATTCATGCCTTGGAACGGCTACAACTTCGAAGACTCGATCTTAGTATCTGAGCGCGTAGTTCAAGAAGACCGTTTCACGACTATCCACATCCAAGAACTATCTTGTGTGGCTCGTGATACTAAGCTGGGCTCTGAAGAGATCACAGCTGATATTCCAAACGTAGGTGAGTCTGCTCTGTCTAAACTAGACGAGTCAGGTATCGTTTACATTGGTGCTGAAGTTAAGGGTGGCGACATCCTAGTTGGTAAAGTAACACCTAAAGGTGAAACTCAACTGACTCCTGAAGAGAAGCTACTACGTGCGATCTTCGGTGAGAAAGCATCTGATGTTAAAGATACTTCTCTACGTGTACCAAACTCTGTTTCAGGTACGATCATCGATGTACAAGTCTTCACTCGCGATGGCGTAGAGAAAGACAAGCGTGCACTTGAAATCGAACAGATGCAGCTGAAAGAAGCTAAGAAAGACCTAACTGAAGAGTTCCAAATTCTTGAGGGTGGCCTTCTTAACCGTGTTAAAGCTGTTCTTCTGTCTGGTGGTTACTCTGAAGCTAAGCTTGATGCAATCGGCCGCAAGAAGTGGCTAGAGCAAGCACTAGAAGACGACGCGCTACAATCACAGCTTGAGCAACTTGCTGAGCAGTGGGATGAGCTAAAAGCTGACTTCGATAAGAAGTTTGAAACTAAGCGTCGTAAGATCACTCAAGGTGATGATCTAGCGCCTGGCGTACTGAAGATTGTTAAGGTTTACCTAGCAGTTAAACGTCGCATCCAGCCTGGTGATAAGATGGCGGGTCGTCACGGTAACAAAGGTGTAATCTCTAAGATTAACCCTGTTGAAGACATGCCATACGATGAGAAAGGTCAACCTGTCGACATCGTACTAAACCCACTGGGTGTACCATCGCGTATGAACATCGGTCAGATCCTAGAAGTACACTTAGGTCTGGCTGCGAAAGGTATCGGTGACAAGATCAACCAAATGGTTAAGGAACAACAAGAACTGCACAAGTTCCGTGAGTTCCTACAGAAGGTTTACGATCTTGGTGATACTCGTCAGAAAGTCGACATTGCTGAACTGTCTGATGATCAAGTTCGTACTCTGATCAAGAACCTACGTGGCGGTCTACCGATTGCTACTCCTGTGTTCGACGGTGCTTCTGAAGCGTTAATCAAAGAACTACTTAAACTGGGTGACCTACCAGAATCTGGTCAGCTAACTCTGTTTGATGGTCGTACTGGTGATGCGTTTGAGCGTCCTGTAACTGTTGGTTACATGTACATGCTGAAACTAAACCACCTTGTTGATGACAAGATGCACGCTCGTTCAACTGGTTCTTACAGCCTAGTAACTCAGCAACCACTTGGTGGTAAAGCTCAGTTCGGTGGTCAGCGTTTCGGTGAGATGGAAGTATGGGCACTAGAAGCATACGGTGCTGCTTACACGCTTCAAGAAATGCTAACAGTTAAGTCGGATGACGTTAACGGCCGTACTAAGATGTATAAGAACATCGTAGATGGCAACCATAGCATGGAACCTGGCATGCCAGAATCGTTCAACGTATTGTTGAAAGAGATCCGCTCGCTAGGTATTAACATCGAGCTAGAAGACGAAGAGTAA
- the rplJ gene encoding 50S ribosomal protein L10 — translation MALNLQDKKAIVAEVNEAANGALSAVVADSRGVEVGAMTSLRKQAREAGVYMKVVRNTLARRAVQGTDYECLTDTFTGPTLIAFSNEHPGAAARLFKDFAKENKDFEIKAAAFEGAVTDAEVLATLPTYDEAIARLMMCMKEASAGKLVRTIAALRDQKEEAAA, via the coding sequence ATGGCTTTAAATCTTCAAGACAAAAAAGCAATTGTTGCTGAAGTCAACGAAGCAGCTAATGGTGCACTTTCTGCAGTTGTAGCTGATTCTCGTGGCGTTGAAGTTGGCGCAATGACTTCTCTACGTAAACAAGCTCGCGAAGCGGGTGTTTACATGAAAGTTGTTCGTAACACACTAGCACGCCGTGCGGTTCAGGGTACAGACTACGAGTGTCTAACTGACACTTTCACTGGTCCAACTCTGATCGCGTTCTCTAACGAGCACCCAGGTGCTGCAGCGCGTCTTTTCAAAGACTTCGCTAAAGAGAACAAAGATTTCGAGATCAAAGCTGCTGCATTTGAAGGCGCAGTTACTGATGCTGAAGTACTAGCGACACTACCAACTTACGACGAAGCAATCGCACGCCTAATGATGTGCATGAAAGAAGCTTCTGCTGGCAAGCTGGTTCGTACTATCGCTGCACTACGTGACCAAAAAGAAGAAGCTGCGGCATAA
- the rplK gene encoding 50S ribosomal protein L11, with amino-acid sequence MAKKVEAYIKLQVAAGMANPSPPVGPALGQHGVNIMEFCKAFNAKTESVEKGLPTPVVITVYNDRSFTFVTKTPPAAVLLKKAAGVKSGSGRPNTEKVGTVTDAQIQEIAETKAADMTGADIEAMKRSIAGTARSMGLVVEG; translated from the coding sequence ATGGCTAAGAAAGTTGAAGCTTATATCAAACTGCAAGTTGCAGCTGGTATGGCAAACCCGTCGCCACCGGTTGGTCCTGCTCTAGGTCAACACGGTGTTAACATCATGGAATTCTGTAAAGCGTTCAACGCAAAAACAGAATCTGTTGAGAAAGGTCTACCGACTCCAGTAGTTATTACTGTATACAACGACCGTTCTTTCACGTTCGTAACTAAGACTCCACCTGCTGCTGTTCTTCTTAAGAAAGCTGCTGGCGTTAAGTCTGGTTCAGGTCGTCCAAACACTGAAAAAGTGGGTACTGTAACTGACGCTCAAATCCAAGAAATCGCAGAAACTAAAGCTGCTGATATGACTGGTGCTGACATCGAAGCAATGAAGCGTTCAATCGCTGGTACTGCTCGTTCAATGGGCCTAGTGGTAGAGGGTTAA
- the rplL gene encoding 50S ribosomal protein L7/L12, which produces MSITNEQILDAVAEMSVMQVVELIEAMEEKFGVSAAAAVVAGGAAGGEAAAEQTEFDVILTSAGSNKVQVIKAVRGATGLGLKEAKGLVDSAPAPLKEGVDKAEAEALKAQLEEAGASVEVK; this is translated from the coding sequence ATGTCTATTACTAACGAGCAAATCCTAGATGCAGTTGCAGAAATGTCTGTAATGCAAGTTGTTGAGCTTATCGAAGCTATGGAAGAGAAATTCGGCGTATCTGCTGCAGCTGCTGTTGTAGCTGGCGGCGCTGCTGGTGGCGAAGCTGCTGCTGAGCAAACTGAATTCGACGTTATCCTAACTTCTGCTGGTTCTAACAAAGTACAAGTTATCAAAGCTGTACGTGGCGCAACTGGCCTAGGTCTTAAAGAAGCTAAAGGTCTTGTAGACTCAGCTCCAGCACCTCTAAAAGAAGGCGTTGACAAAGCTGAAGCTGAAGCTCTTAAAGCACAGCTAGAAGAAGCAGGCGCTTCTGTTGAAGTTAAGTAA
- the secE gene encoding preprotein translocase subunit SecE: MKANAETPDSSSAADTMKWIVAFVLLAAAVVGNYLYGELSVVIRAAGVVVLIAAALGVAATTTKGKAAIEFAKESRMEIRKVVWPTRQETMQTTLIVLAVSIVMALALWGIDGIMVRLVAFVTGV; the protein is encoded by the coding sequence ATGAAAGCAAACGCTGAGACTCCTGATAGCTCAAGTGCAGCAGATACAATGAAGTGGATTGTCGCTTTTGTTCTGCTAGCCGCCGCTGTTGTGGGTAATTACCTGTATGGTGAATTATCAGTTGTAATTCGCGCTGCAGGTGTAGTTGTGCTGATTGCTGCCGCACTAGGCGTTGCAGCAACGACAACTAAAGGTAAAGCTGCGATCGAATTTGCAAAAGAATCTCGTATGGAGATTCGTAAAGTGGTTTGGCCTACTCGCCAAGAAACTATGCAAACAACATTGATCGTTCTAGCTGTAAGTATTGTTATGGCTCTAGCACTATGGGGCATTGACGGCATTATGGTTCGTCTTGTTGCCTTTGTGACTGGGGTATAG
- the rplA gene encoding 50S ribosomal protein L1 produces the protein MAKLTKRMRVIREKVDVTKEYEINEAVALLKELATAKFVESVDVAVNLGIDARKSDQNVRGATVLPHGTGREIRVAVFTQGANAEAAKEAGADVVGMEDLAEQVKKGEMNFDVVVASPDAMRVVGQLGTILGPRGLMPNPKVGTVTPNVAEAVKNAKAGQVRYRNDKNGIIHTTIGKASFEANQIQENLEALLVALKKAKPSSAKGTFLKKVSISTTMGAGVAVDQASLNTQAN, from the coding sequence ATGGCAAAACTTACTAAGCGTATGCGCGTAATCCGCGAAAAAGTTGACGTAACTAAAGAGTACGAAATCAACGAAGCTGTTGCTCTTCTTAAAGAACTAGCTACTGCTAAATTCGTTGAGTCTGTTGATGTTGCTGTTAACCTAGGCATCGATGCTCGTAAATCTGACCAAAACGTACGTGGCGCTACTGTGCTACCTCACGGTACTGGCCGTGAAATCCGCGTTGCTGTGTTCACTCAAGGTGCAAACGCAGAAGCAGCTAAAGAAGCTGGCGCAGATGTTGTTGGTATGGAAGATCTTGCTGAGCAAGTGAAGAAAGGCGAAATGAACTTCGACGTAGTTGTTGCTTCTCCAGATGCAATGCGCGTTGTTGGTCAACTAGGTACTATCCTAGGTCCACGCGGCCTTATGCCAAACCCTAAAGTTGGTACTGTAACTCCTAACGTTGCTGAAGCTGTTAAGAACGCTAAAGCTGGTCAGGTTCGTTACCGTAACGACAAGAACGGCATCATCCACACTACTATCGGTAAAGCATCTTTCGAAGCTAACCAGATTCAAGAAAACCTTGAAGCTCTGCTAGTTGCTCTTAAGAAAGCTAAGCCTTCTTCAGCGAAAGGTACTTTCCTGAAGAAAGTAAGCATCTCTACTACTATGGGTGCTGGTGTTGCTGTTGATCAGGCTAGCCTGAACACTCAAGCAAACTAA
- the tuf gene encoding elongation factor Tu produces MSKEKFERTKPHVNVGTIGHVDHGKTTLTAAICTTLAKVYGGEAKDFASIDNAPEERERGITIATSHVEYDTPSRHYAHVDCPGHADYVKNMITGAAQMDGGILVVAATDGPMPQTREHILLGRQVGIPYIIVFMNKCDMVDDEELLELVEMEVRELLSEYEFPGDDLPVIQGSALGALNGEKQWEDKIVELAEALDSYIPEPERAVDQPFLLPIEDVFSIQGRGTVVTGRIERGILRVGDEVEIVGIKETTMTTCTGVEMFRKLLDEGRAGENVGALLRGTKRDEVERGQVLSAKGSINPHTKFESEVYVLSKDEGGRHTPFFKGYRPQFYFRTTDVTGDITLPEGVEMVMPGDNVQMTVELIAPIAMDEGLRFAIREGGRTVGAGVVAKIFA; encoded by the coding sequence ATGTCTAAAGAAAAATTTGAACGTACGAAACCGCACGTAAACGTTGGTACTATCGGCCACGTTGACCACGGTAAAACAACTCTAACTGCTGCTATCTGTACTACACTTGCAAAAGTGTACGGTGGTGAAGCGAAAGACTTCGCATCTATCGATAACGCTCCAGAAGAGCGTGAGCGCGGTATCACAATCGCAACTTCTCACGTTGAGTACGACACTCCATCACGTCACTACGCACACGTAGACTGTCCAGGACACGCGGATTATGTTAAAAACATGATCACTGGTGCTGCACAAATGGACGGCGGTATCCTAGTTGTTGCTGCGACTGACGGCCCAATGCCTCAAACTCGTGAGCACATCCTACTTGGTCGTCAAGTTGGTATCCCTTACATCATCGTATTCATGAACAAATGTGACATGGTTGATGACGAAGAGCTACTAGAACTAGTAGAAATGGAAGTTCGTGAACTTCTTTCTGAGTACGAATTCCCAGGTGATGACCTACCAGTAATCCAAGGTTCAGCTCTTGGCGCACTAAACGGCGAGAAGCAATGGGAAGACAAGATCGTTGAGCTTGCAGAAGCACTAGATTCTTACATCCCAGAGCCAGAGCGTGCAGTAGACCAACCGTTCCTACTACCAATCGAAGACGTATTCTCGATCCAAGGTCGTGGTACTGTTGTAACTGGTCGTATCGAGCGTGGTATCCTACGCGTAGGTGACGAAGTAGAAATCGTTGGTATCAAAGAAACAACAATGACTACTTGTACTGGTGTTGAGATGTTCCGTAAGCTTCTTGACGAAGGTCGTGCAGGTGAGAACGTTGGTGCACTTCTACGTGGTACTAAGCGTGACGAAGTTGAACGTGGTCAAGTACTATCTGCTAAAGGTTCTATCAACCCACACACTAAATTTGAGTCAGAAGTGTACGTACTTTCTAAAGATGAAGGCGGCCGTCACACTCCTTTCTTCAAAGGTTACCGTCCACAGTTCTACTTCCGTACAACTGACGTAACAGGCGACATCACTCTACCAGAAGGCGTAGAGATGGTAATGCCAGGTGATAACGTTCAAATGACTGTTGAGCTAATCGCTCCAATCGCAATGGACGAAGGCCTACGTTTCGCTATCCGTGAAGGTGGCCGTACTGTAGGTGCTGGTGTTGTAGCTAAAATCTTTGCATAA
- the coaA gene encoding type I pantothenate kinase codes for MSPFMSFDRERWSELRNLVPMTLSENDLKELQGINEKLTMEEAVEIYLPLSRLLNLYVAARQNRNSVLQQFLDKDEKAPPFVIGIAGSVAVGKSTTARLLKALLSRWDNHPKVELVTTDGFLYPNEVLEEKGLMSKKGFPESYDIKRLVKFVSDVKACKRNVQAPVYSHLTYNITDEVKEVDLPDVLIIEGLNVLQSGMNYPHEPHRVFISDFLDFSLYVDADSSQIQEWYVNRFMKFREGAFAKPGSYFSHYTLLNDQEAVDKAQNIWKSINGLNLEQNILPTRERAHLILRKGADHMVEEVLLRK; via the coding sequence ATGAGCCCATTTATGTCATTTGACCGCGAACGCTGGTCTGAACTAAGAAATTTAGTTCCCATGACACTGTCTGAGAATGACTTAAAAGAGCTTCAAGGGATCAATGAAAAATTGACGATGGAAGAAGCGGTAGAGATCTACCTTCCCCTTTCTCGTCTATTAAACCTCTATGTGGCTGCAAGACAGAACCGCAACTCTGTACTTCAACAATTTCTGGACAAAGACGAGAAAGCGCCCCCTTTTGTGATTGGAATTGCAGGCAGTGTTGCTGTGGGGAAAAGCACAACGGCTCGACTACTGAAAGCACTACTCTCTCGCTGGGATAATCACCCAAAGGTCGAATTAGTTACGACTGATGGCTTTTTGTACCCAAATGAAGTCCTTGAAGAGAAGGGCCTGATGAGTAAAAAAGGCTTTCCTGAGTCCTATGATATTAAGCGCTTGGTGAAGTTTGTTTCCGACGTCAAAGCATGCAAACGTAACGTGCAAGCTCCTGTCTATTCACACCTAACCTATAACATCACAGATGAAGTAAAAGAAGTCGACCTTCCGGATGTTTTGATCATTGAAGGGTTGAACGTGTTACAGAGTGGTATGAACTACCCACATGAGCCGCATCGTGTCTTTATCTCAGACTTCCTCGATTTCTCACTCTATGTCGACGCAGACAGTTCGCAAATCCAAGAGTGGTATGTAAATCGATTTATGAAGTTCCGTGAGGGTGCATTTGCCAAACCAGGTTCTTACTTTAGTCACTACACTCTGCTCAATGACCAAGAAGCTGTCGATAAAGCCCAGAATATCTGGAAGTCGATTAATGGTCTCAACTTAGAGCAGAATATTTTGCCGACTAGAGAAAGAGCGCACCTTATTCTACGTAAGGGCGCTGATCATATGGTTGAAGAGGTCTTATTACGCAAGTAG